A genomic region of Pristiophorus japonicus isolate sPriJap1 chromosome 22, sPriJap1.hap1, whole genome shotgun sequence contains the following coding sequences:
- the LOC139234788 gene encoding transcription factor IIIB 50 kDa subunit-like yields the protein MPRQTKCPECGSSAVEEDSHYSQCHVVCTECGFLLTEGLLTTTRSEETFFQAVRYTESTAEVKKPCRNKIQGLKRVRDLCRILRVRPVVEDAASKLYPRAYDHPCFLHTALEKKEALVGCCVHVCCRQHNWPLTMGTVCALLHVETSLFSAVYLQLVKELYLDIPTLGLLDLVKTHCDGFNLFQSSESIPPKFLEDKNKVVDRATQLVELASETWLVTGRHPVPIITAAAYLAWQSLLPGHRLKCSLSRFCRLAGVRQPPPASKRVREIAGVLLRMAPQLAWLAAQRVDLKTVVKYTADILRHRNLLLRQALNGTWGENTGPQTELSEGMTSETSEEGGSEEGGNEERGSGAGGKTKRSLQDQPRGAGEVEPRPKRPAPIFLPPCLTERKRRKFSPEPGGSLGTEPITGEEEISDSEIEQYLRTPEEVAVFRAASAIL from the exons ATGCCCAGACAGACCAAGTGCCCCGAGTGTGGCTCCAGTGCGGTGGAAGAGGACTCGCACTACAGCCAGTGCCACGTGGTGTGCACTGAATGTGGCTTCCTGTTGACTGAGGGACTGCTCACAACAACCCGCTCCGAGGAGACTTTCTTCCAAG CGGTGCGATACACTGAGAGCACAGCGGAGGTGAAAAAGCCATGTCGCAATAAGATACAAG gCCTGAAGCGGGTCCGTGACCTGTGCCGGATCCTCCGCGTGCGTCCGGTTGTGGAGGACGCAGCCAGCAAGCTTTACCCCCGGGCGTACGACCATCCCTGCTTCCTGCACACGGCCCTGGAGAAGAAGGAGGCCTTGGTGGGCTGCTGTGTCCACGTCTGCTGCCGGCAGCACAACTGGCCTCTGACCATGGGCACCGTCTGCGCACTGCTGCACGTGGAGACCAGCCTCTTCTCCGCTGTCTACCTGCAGCTGGTGAAGGAGCTGTACCTGGACATCCCCACCCTCGGCCTCCTGGACCTGGTGAAGACCCACTGTGACGG GTTTAATCTGTTCCAGAGTTCTGAGTCGATCCCGCCCAAGTTCCTGGAGGATAAAAACAAAGTGGTGGACCGTGCCACGCAGCTTGTGGAGCTGGCCAGCGAGACGTGGCTGGTGACTGGGAGGCACCCTGTGCCCATCATCACAGCGGCAGCGTACCTGGCCTGGCAGTCCCTGCTGCCTGGGCACCGCCTCAAGTGCAGCCTGAGCCGCTTCTGCAGGCTGGCCGGGGTCAGACAGCCTCCGCCCGCCTCGAAGCGGGTGAGGGAGATCGCCGGCGTTCTGCTCCGGATGGCACCGCAGCTGGCGTGGCTGGCAGCGCAGCGGGTCGACCTAAAGACTGTGGTGAAGTACACCGCCGATATCCTCCGCCATCGCAACTTGTTGCTCAGGCAGGCCCTGAACGGCACTTGGGGGGAAAACACTGGCCCACAAACAGAGCTGAGCGAAGGAATGACATCAGAAACAagcgaggagggggggagcgaggagggagggaacgaggagcgggggagcggggcggggggga AGACCAAGCGCTCACTTCAGGACCAGCCACGTGGGGCAGGGGAGGTCGAGCCGCGGCCTAAGCGGCCAGCGCCgatcttcctccctccctgcctcacagaaaggaagaggagaaaGTTCAGCCCAGAGCCAGGGGGAAGCCTTGGTACCGAGCCGATCACCGGAGAGGAGGAGATATCCGACAGCGAAATCGAGCAGTACCTGAGGACGCCCGAGGAGGTGGCAGTGTTCCGGGCAGCGAGTGCCATCCTCTGA